A DNA window from Planctomycetota bacterium contains the following coding sequences:
- the fliR gene encoding flagellar biosynthetic protein FliR, whose amino-acid sequence MPPLPGNFDPNALWEMASLAGVPQQFALVAFRLMGLMMIAPMLGSDRIPRPVKLYLAVAMTLSLAVGGGLPVSGELPQEPWRLAAGIVGELGFGLLAGLMLSLAFNAARWAGGVAGQQMGFNLAGAIDARSDVGGNPLGDLYFILTLFIFLSLDGHHAMLLGLRDSFDHVPPLSFAVDAATLDLLVEALLACATLALRIAAPICCSMLVVDLALGMLGKTIPALNLLSVGLSLRALVGLTIVITGLAATAYLLNGALDEGLDLATRLWTQT is encoded by the coding sequence ATGCCACCGCTCCCCGGCAACTTCGACCCGAACGCCCTGTGGGAGATGGCGTCGCTCGCAGGCGTGCCGCAGCAGTTCGCACTCGTCGCGTTCCGGCTGATGGGCCTGATGATGATCGCGCCGATGCTCGGCAGCGATCGCATCCCCCGGCCGGTCAAGCTGTACTTGGCCGTCGCGATGACGCTGTCGCTCGCGGTCGGCGGAGGGTTGCCGGTGTCGGGCGAACTGCCGCAGGAACCGTGGCGACTCGCGGCCGGCATCGTCGGCGAACTGGGCTTCGGGTTGCTGGCCGGACTCATGCTGTCGCTCGCCTTCAACGCCGCACGCTGGGCCGGCGGCGTGGCGGGGCAGCAGATGGGCTTCAACCTCGCCGGGGCAATCGACGCCCGCAGTGACGTCGGCGGCAACCCGCTGGGCGATCTCTACTTCATCCTCACGCTTTTCATCTTCCTCTCGCTCGACGGGCACCACGCGATGCTGCTCGGCCTGCGCGACAGCTTCGACCACGTCCCGCCGCTCTCGTTCGCCGTCGACGCCGCGACGCTCGATCTGCTCGTCGAGGCGCTGCTCGCGTGTGCGACGCTGGCCTTGCGGATCGCCGCTCCGATCTGCTGCTCGATGCTCGTGGTCGACCTGGCACTGGGCATGCTCGGCAAGACCATCCCGGCCCTCAACCTCCTCTCCGTCGGCCTGAGCCTCCGCGCCTTGGTCGGCCTGACCATCGTCATCACCGGCCTCGCCGCCACGGCCTACCTGCTCAACGGCGCCCTCGACGAAGGCCTCGATCTGGCGACGCGGCTGTGGACACAAACCTGA
- the flhB gene encoding flagellar biosynthesis protein FlhB — protein sequence MPDDQDQEKTQDPTPKRRQEARQEGNVAKSQDLAASVVLAGSLIALWILGPRLWESILNVTFVSIAELPPREATRVEGVMAMAKTIVLEIALGMGPIMLVLAFAAVAGNVIQTGFLVAFKKLEPKAEILNPFAGAKKLFFAAKTYVGFAMNLMKLIAVTLVAWWAVSTELGKIVGLQRIDPAAVAPAAAMSVLIVAAKVAAALLLIAIIDFFYQRQRHEKDLRMTHQQVKDEMKKMEGDPEVKKRRRQIQMQQAMRSIAQDVPEADVVVTNPTHFAVAIKYDEDSMQAPRVVAKGADLMAQRIREVASANGVPIVERPPLARGLYGAIEVGQEIPEDFYAAVAELLAYVYRLERELAGAA from the coding sequence ATGCCCGACGATCAGGACCAGGAAAAGACCCAGGATCCGACGCCCAAGCGGCGTCAGGAGGCTCGGCAGGAGGGGAACGTCGCCAAGAGTCAGGACCTGGCCGCGTCCGTCGTGCTGGCCGGGTCGTTGATCGCGCTGTGGATCCTCGGGCCGCGGCTGTGGGAGTCGATCTTGAACGTGACGTTCGTCAGCATTGCCGAGCTCCCGCCGCGGGAGGCGACGCGGGTCGAGGGCGTCATGGCGATGGCCAAGACGATCGTCCTGGAGATCGCGCTGGGCATGGGCCCGATCATGCTGGTCCTGGCCTTCGCGGCCGTGGCAGGCAATGTGATTCAGACCGGCTTCCTCGTCGCGTTCAAGAAGCTCGAACCCAAGGCGGAGATCCTCAATCCGTTCGCCGGGGCGAAAAAGCTCTTCTTCGCGGCGAAAACGTACGTCGGCTTCGCGATGAACCTGATGAAGCTGATCGCGGTGACGCTCGTCGCCTGGTGGGCCGTCTCGACCGAGCTGGGCAAGATCGTCGGGCTCCAGCGGATCGACCCGGCCGCTGTCGCACCGGCGGCCGCGATGAGCGTGCTGATCGTCGCCGCCAAGGTCGCGGCCGCGCTCCTGCTCATCGCGATCATCGACTTCTTCTACCAACGGCAGCGTCATGAAAAAGACCTGCGGATGACGCACCAGCAGGTGAAGGACGAAATGAAGAAGATGGAAGGCGACCCCGAGGTCAAAAAACGACGTCGCCAAATCCAGATGCAGCAGGCGATGCGATCGATCGCGCAGGACGTGCCTGAGGCCGACGTCGTCGTCACGAACCCGACACACTTCGCGGTCGCGATCAAGTATGACGAGGACTCGATGCAGGCTCCACGCGTTGTGGCCAAGGGGGCGGACCTGATGGCCCAGCGCATTCGCGAGGTCGCGTCGGCCAACGGTGTGCCGATCGTGGAAAGACCGCCGCTTGCTCGGGGGTTGTACGGGGCTATTGAAGTCGGGCAGGAAATACCCGAAGATTTCTACGCCGCCGTCGCGGAACTTCTGGCATACGTCTACCGGCTCGAACGCGAGCTGGCCGGCGCCGCCTGA
- a CDS encoding flagellar hook-basal body complex protein, protein MALTSTLFTGLSGLDVNQTRLNVVGNNIANVNTVGFKASRALFKPQFYVTDSGGSPPSGDAGGSNPDQRGLGAAVGSIEKDWSPGSIEPTGRQTDLAVDGDGFFIVRGQEQMYTRDGSFSLDSRNNLVSSDGQYVQGFGVDDEENILAGQLGDVNIPIGGLTKAEATRNAFLSGNLNAAGDISTGASVLNSNVELFAGGGPLTPATPLTAVEDGAAVPYFAIGDTLELAGTRGGRRQETLSLTIDATTTVADLTDFMQQGLGVASGITQPSGAVSGGQLKAGPTTGSQLVLVGNTGTGNAVAIEGSDLTLNGTPLFGFAAGTTAGGVADDPAGETIHTSMIAYDSLGVPVRVDVTLNLEQTSNSGTQWRFIATTPDDSDYAGFNSGTAGQVVGVGTVNFDNSGRLIDTTNGTLTVNRDGTGAEPNVDIALDFAKVTALADTNSEFFAQQDGTKIGTLVGFGIGQDGTITGTFDNGLTGKLGQVGLATFDNPQGLTDNGNSLYSVGSNSGEPRIGAPLEGLAGGIRSGALELSNVDLSGEFINLIIASTGFSAASRVISTSDELMTELLNTSR, encoded by the coding sequence ATGGCCCTTACCTCAACGCTCTTCACCGGTCTCAGCGGGCTCGATGTCAACCAGACGCGGCTCAACGTCGTCGGCAACAACATTGCCAACGTCAACACCGTCGGCTTCAAGGCCAGCCGTGCGCTGTTTAAGCCGCAGTTCTACGTCACCGACTCGGGCGGCAGCCCGCCGTCAGGCGACGCGGGCGGCAGCAACCCCGATCAGCGCGGCCTGGGTGCCGCCGTCGGGTCGATCGAAAAGGACTGGTCGCCAGGCTCCATCGAGCCCACCGGCCGGCAAACGGACCTGGCCGTCGACGGTGACGGCTTCTTCATCGTCCGAGGCCAGGAACAGATGTACACCCGCGACGGCTCCTTCAGCCTCGACTCGCGCAACAACCTCGTCTCCAGCGACGGCCAATACGTCCAGGGCTTCGGCGTCGACGACGAAGAGAACATCCTCGCCGGACAGCTCGGCGACGTGAACATTCCCATCGGCGGACTCACCAAGGCCGAGGCGACACGCAACGCCTTCCTTTCGGGCAACCTCAACGCGGCCGGCGACATCTCGACTGGTGCCAGCGTCCTCAACAGCAACGTCGAACTCTTCGCCGGCGGCGGTCCGCTGACGCCTGCGACACCGCTGACTGCCGTCGAAGACGGCGCGGCCGTTCCGTACTTCGCGATCGGTGACACGCTTGAACTCGCCGGCACACGCGGTGGTCGTCGTCAGGAGACGCTCTCGCTGACCATCGATGCGACGACAACCGTCGCCGACCTGACCGACTTCATGCAGCAGGGCTTGGGCGTCGCCAGCGGCATCACGCAGCCGTCGGGTGCCGTCAGCGGCGGGCAGCTCAAGGCCGGCCCGACCACGGGCAGCCAACTCGTCCTCGTCGGCAACACCGGCACGGGCAACGCCGTCGCGATCGAGGGCAGCGACCTCACGCTCAACGGCACGCCGCTCTTCGGCTTCGCAGCTGGCACAACGGCCGGCGGCGTCGCGGACGACCCGGCCGGCGAGACCATCCACACCTCGATGATCGCGTACGACTCGCTGGGCGTGCCGGTCCGCGTCGACGTCACACTCAACCTCGAACAGACCAGCAACAGCGGAACACAGTGGCGCTTCATCGCCACCACGCCCGACGACTCCGACTACGCCGGCTTCAACTCCGGCACGGCAGGGCAGGTCGTCGGCGTCGGCACCGTCAACTTCGACAACAGCGGCCGGCTCATCGATACGACCAACGGCACGCTCACCGTCAACCGAGACGGCACCGGGGCCGAGCCGAACGTCGACATCGCCCTCGACTTCGCCAAGGTGACCGCGCTGGCCGACACGAACAGCGAGTTCTTTGCTCAGCAGGACGGCACGAAGATCGGCACGCTCGTCGGCTTCGGCATCGGGCAGGACGGCACCATCACCGGCACCTTCGACAATGGCCTGACCGGCAAGCTCGGACAGGTCGGACTCGCCACCTTCGATAACCCGCAGGGCCTCACGGACAACGGCAACAGCCTTTACTCCGTCGGCAGCAACTCGGGCGAACCCCGCATCGGCGCTCCGCTCGAAGGCCTGGCGGGCGGCATTCGCAGCGGCGCGTTGGAGCTGTCCAACGTCGACCTCTCGGGCGAGTTCATCAACCTGATCATCGCCTCCACCGGCTTCAGCGCCGCCAGCCGCGTCATCTCGACCAGCGACGAGCTGATGACCGAACTCCTCAACACCAGCCGGTAA
- the flhA gene encoding flagellar biosynthesis protein FlhA, whose product MTTLASQSASPAAPGASVLAGLVKHRGLIFPASCIALLLVLLVPLPPAVLDLLLVINLTLSLVLLVTAMYVKSPLEFAVLPSLLLAVTMFRLTLNVATTRLILTAGEGGAGPAQAAGDAGAVVKAFADFVTGGSMAVGFIIFAIIFVIQFVVITKGATRISEVAARFTLDAMPGKQMAIDADLNAGLLDEQQARKRREEISQEADFYGAMDGASKFTRGDAIAGIIITLVNVAGGMYVGLVERDWPLGDTAELFTRLTIGDGLVSQVPAFITALGAGLIVTRSSTRAELGEQVVSQLSANPKPLAIAAAFLGLMAFTGLPTMPLLAIGLCCGAMAFMLDRGTKQRAQLEDKQRLSSAAAEEQKPAPIEQELEVDALELEVGYGLVSLIDPRQNGELPGRVGMIRRQIAQELGIIVPSVRIRDEMRLGPNDYQIKIRGMPVARGEAFPDQFLAMDNGIVAGELKHASPTVEPAFGLPAYWITEPQKPEAELLNYTVVEASAVVATHLTEIIRRHAGELLGRQNLRRLVDGLKERVPALVDEVVPGVVKIGEVQKVMQLLLRERVPVRDLETILETLGDYGTRTKDPEVLAEYCRNALARTICKQHVDEEDRLHCVTLDPALEDAVAQHLQRDEASGATTNTMPPQTARAVVQRVAEKVAELTATGRPAVVLCSPHVRLAMRRMLEATLPQVAVIGYNEIVPDVQIEAVAMAGLEAT is encoded by the coding sequence ATGACCACGCTTGCGTCTCAATCCGCTTCACCTGCCGCACCTGGTGCGTCGGTGTTGGCTGGACTGGTCAAGCACCGGGGCCTGATCTTCCCGGCGTCGTGCATCGCGCTTCTGCTCGTCTTGCTCGTCCCGCTGCCGCCGGCGGTGCTGGACTTGCTGCTGGTCATCAACCTGACGCTGAGTCTGGTGCTCTTGGTGACGGCGATGTACGTGAAGTCGCCGCTGGAGTTTGCCGTCCTGCCGAGCCTGCTCTTGGCGGTGACGATGTTCCGGCTGACGCTGAACGTCGCGACGACCCGGCTCATCCTGACCGCCGGCGAAGGCGGGGCGGGTCCGGCTCAGGCGGCGGGCGATGCCGGCGCGGTCGTGAAGGCGTTTGCCGACTTCGTCACCGGCGGGTCGATGGCGGTCGGGTTCATCATCTTCGCGATCATCTTCGTCATCCAGTTCGTCGTCATCACCAAGGGTGCGACGCGCATCAGCGAAGTGGCCGCGCGGTTCACGCTCGACGCGATGCCCGGCAAGCAGATGGCCATCGACGCCGACCTCAACGCCGGGCTGCTCGACGAGCAGCAGGCGCGCAAGCGTCGCGAGGAAATCAGCCAGGAGGCCGACTTCTACGGGGCGATGGACGGTGCGTCGAAGTTCACCCGCGGCGACGCGATCGCGGGCATCATCATCACCCTCGTCAACGTCGCCGGCGGCATGTACGTCGGCCTGGTCGAACGCGACTGGCCGCTTGGTGACACGGCCGAGCTGTTCACGCGGCTGACCATCGGTGACGGCCTCGTCAGTCAGGTGCCGGCGTTCATCACGGCGCTGGGCGCGGGCCTGATCGTCACGCGCAGCTCGACCCGCGCGGAACTCGGCGAGCAGGTCGTCAGCCAGCTCTCGGCCAATCCGAAGCCGCTCGCGATCGCCGCCGCCTTCCTCGGACTCATGGCCTTCACGGGCCTGCCGACGATGCCGCTGCTGGCCATCGGCCTGTGCTGCGGCGCGATGGCCTTCATGCTCGACCGCGGCACGAAACAGCGGGCCCAGCTCGAAGACAAACAGCGTCTCTCCTCCGCCGCCGCCGAGGAGCAGAAGCCCGCGCCCATCGAGCAGGAACTCGAAGTCGACGCCCTCGAACTCGAAGTCGGCTACGGCCTGGTCTCGCTCATCGACCCGCGGCAAAACGGCGAGCTGCCCGGCCGCGTCGGCATGATCCGCCGTCAGATCGCCCAGGAACTCGGCATCATCGTGCCCAGCGTCCGCATCCGCGACGAGATGCGCCTCGGCCCGAACGACTACCAGATCAAGATTCGCGGCATGCCCGTCGCCCGCGGCGAAGCCTTCCCGGATCAGTTCCTGGCGATGGACAACGGCATCGTCGCAGGTGAACTCAAGCATGCCTCGCCCACCGTCGAGCCGGCATTCGGTCTGCCGGCCTACTGGATCACCGAGCCGCAGAAGCCCGAGGCCGAGCTGCTCAACTACACCGTCGTCGAGGCGTCCGCCGTCGTCGCGACGCACCTGACCGAAATCATCCGCCGACACGCCGGCGAGCTCTTGGGCAGACAAAACCTGCGCCGCCTCGTCGACGGCCTGAAGGAACGCGTGCCGGCGCTGGTCGACGAGGTCGTGCCGGGCGTCGTCAAGATCGGCGAGGTACAGAAGGTCATGCAGCTCCTGCTTCGCGAGCGCGTGCCCGTCCGCGACCTCGAGACCATCCTCGAAACCCTCGGCGACTACGGCACACGCACCAAAGACCCTGAAGTCCTCGCCGAGTACTGCCGCAACGCGCTGGCCCGCACGATCTGCAAGCAGCACGTCGACGAGGAAGATCGCCTCCACTGCGTCACGCTCGACCCCGCTTTGGAAGACGCCGTCGCGCAGCATCTGCAGCGCGACGAGGCCAGCGGTGCGACGACGAACACCATGCCGCCGCAGACGGCCCGCGCGGTCGTCCAACGTGTGGCGGAAAAGGTCGCCGAACTCACCGCGACCGGTCGCCCGGCGGTCGTGCTGTGCAGTCCGCACGTGCGTCTGGCGATGCGTCGGATGCTCGAGGCGACGCTGCCGCAGGTGGCCGTGATTGGCTACAACGAAATCGTCCCGGACGTCCAGATCGAAGCCGTCGCCATGGCCGGACTGGAGGCGACATGA
- a CDS encoding flagellar biosynthetic protein FliQ — protein sequence MADMDIGIELIRQALMLTLICAAPILIAGLVVGVAVSLLQAVTQVQEQSLAFIPKIAAMFGAAIISLPWAGRQILQFAELTFGGGW from the coding sequence ATGGCCGACATGGACATCGGGATCGAACTGATCCGTCAGGCGTTGATGCTCACGCTCATCTGCGCTGCGCCGATCCTCATCGCCGGCCTCGTGGTCGGCGTGGCGGTGTCGCTGCTTCAGGCGGTGACGCAGGTGCAGGAACAGTCGCTGGCGTTCATCCCCAAAATCGCCGCCATGTTCGGCGCGGCGATCATCTCGCTGCCATGGGCAGGTCGGCAGATCCTGCAGTTCGCCGAACTGACATTCGGCGGGGGTTGGTGA
- a CDS encoding flagellar biosynthetic protein FliO — protein MTRAALIAAAVVAGAIWTTSTARADAFADTPIIAADSSTSSEPTQTTATGPSATRVLASLAGVGLLIVATGWAWRRFMPGGPGAPGASAVKLAARVNLTPKHQVFVLRVGHRLLVVGDSGHGMNALAQITDGDEVADVLAACGAASATDDPLKADAFAATFAEARGDNGSSLFEVDVDDDTMPEPPPQLGDDVRSLIERVRGLSAAHRQEGAS, from the coding sequence GTGACCCGCGCCGCCCTCATCGCGGCGGCGGTTGTGGCAGGAGCGATCTGGACGACGAGCACGGCACGGGCAGACGCCTTCGCCGACACGCCAATCATCGCGGCCGATTCGTCAACCTCCTCCGAACCGACGCAAACCACCGCCACCGGCCCATCGGCGACGCGCGTCCTTGCTTCGCTGGCTGGCGTCGGGCTGCTCATTGTCGCGACCGGCTGGGCGTGGCGACGCTTCATGCCCGGTGGACCGGGCGCTCCGGGTGCGTCGGCCGTCAAGCTCGCGGCACGCGTCAACCTCACGCCAAAACACCAGGTCTTTGTCCTCCGCGTCGGGCATCGCCTGCTCGTCGTCGGCGACTCCGGCCACGGCATGAACGCCCTCGCCCAGATCACCGATGGCGACGAAGTGGCTGACGTCTTGGCCGCGTGCGGTGCGGCGTCTGCGACGGACGATCCGCTCAAGGCCGACGCTTTTGCCGCGACGTTTGCCGAGGCCCGCGGCGACAACGGCTCTTCGCTGTTCGAGGTCGACGTCGACGACGACACCATGCCCGAGCCGCCTCCACAGCTGGGCGACGACGTCCGCTCCCTCATCGAACGCGTCCGTGGCCTCAGCGCCGCCCACCGACAGGAGGGCGCGTCGTGA
- the fliP gene encoding flagellar type III secretion system pore protein FliP (The bacterial flagellar biogenesis protein FliP forms a type III secretion system (T3SS)-type pore required for flagellar assembly.) — MTRLLFCILTVVIGFVAPASAQVDSDDSGLEPPPPLEQPWGEFEGATPPSEPGPLGSAMPSADPTLRLPDLTDRENLAPTLQIIVLLTVLSLAPALLVLCTSFTRIIIVLSLLRQAMGAPTLPPNQVLTGLALIMTMCVMGPTIGKVHNEAIAPYMAGELTQAEAWERGTGPVREFMIAQIQAAGNDSTVLTFQQFSGNEPPETWGDVSTATLVPAFALSELKVGFLMGFKVYLPFLVIDMIISAVLISMGMMMLPPVLISLPFKLLLFVLVDGWHLVVASLMGSFALTG, encoded by the coding sequence GTGACTCGTCTGCTCTTTTGCATTCTGACTGTCGTGATCGGTTTCGTCGCACCCGCTTCGGCGCAGGTCGACAGCGATGACTCCGGACTCGAGCCGCCGCCGCCGTTGGAGCAGCCGTGGGGCGAGTTCGAGGGCGCGACACCGCCCAGCGAGCCAGGCCCGCTCGGCTCCGCGATGCCGTCGGCCGATCCGACGCTGCGGCTGCCGGACCTGACCGATCGCGAAAACCTTGCGCCGACGCTGCAGATCATCGTCCTGCTGACGGTGCTGTCGCTCGCGCCGGCCTTGCTGGTCCTTTGCACGAGCTTCACGCGGATCATCATCGTGCTGTCGCTCTTGCGCCAGGCGATGGGTGCCCCGACGCTCCCGCCGAACCAGGTGCTGACCGGCCTCGCGCTCATCATGACGATGTGTGTCATGGGCCCGACGATCGGCAAGGTCCACAACGAAGCGATCGCGCCGTACATGGCCGGCGAGCTCACCCAGGCCGAGGCGTGGGAACGCGGCACCGGCCCGGTGCGCGAGTTCATGATCGCCCAGATCCAGGCCGCCGGAAACGACTCGACCGTCCTGACGTTCCAGCAGTTTTCCGGCAACGAGCCGCCCGAAACCTGGGGCGACGTCTCGACTGCCACGCTCGTCCCGGCCTTTGCGCTCAGCGAGCTGAAGGTCGGCTTCCTGATGGGCTTCAAGGTCTACCTGCCGTTCCTCGTCATCGACATGATCATCTCGGCCGTGCTGATCAGCATGGGCATGATGATGCTCCCGCCGGTGCTGATTTCGCTGCCGTTCAAGCTGCTGTTGTTCGTCCTCGTCGACGGCTGGCACCTGGTGGTCGCGAGTCTGATGGGCAGTTTCGCCCTGACGGGATAA
- a CDS encoding flagellar FlbD family protein, producing MIALTKLNGQSFILNAEKIRSLEETPDTLISLDGGERVVVKERIADVVRQSIDYARRCRRPLLD from the coding sequence ATGATCGCCCTGACGAAGCTCAACGGCCAATCGTTCATCTTGAACGCGGAGAAGATTCGGTCGCTCGAAGAGACGCCCGACACGCTCATTTCGCTCGATGGCGGCGAGCGGGTCGTCGTCAAGGAGCGCATCGCCGACGTGGTCCGACAATCCATCGATTACGCCCGTCGCTGCCGAAGACCGCTGTTGGACTGA
- the fliN gene encoding flagellar motor switch protein FliN: MSQDPSNDDLAQDLEALGDGALGDDGPTDEPPGGTQPDAKPDVDPNVAGVEEAIDELDALLSGASFEDPVTADAPASPKPAETVATPTPSKSGGDEASLNLPQFEKVLQEAQVSGIDLLKDVNLDVKIELGRCRMLVEDVLKLVEGSVVELDKLAGDPIDVYVNERIVARGEVLVLNDNFCVRVNEIIETPKEDDL, encoded by the coding sequence TTGTCCCAGGATCCATCCAACGACGATCTCGCGCAGGACCTCGAAGCGCTCGGTGACGGTGCCCTCGGTGACGACGGCCCGACCGACGAGCCGCCGGGCGGTACGCAACCCGACGCCAAGCCCGACGTCGACCCCAACGTCGCCGGCGTCGAAGAGGCAATCGACGAACTGGACGCGCTGCTCAGCGGAGCCAGCTTCGAAGACCCCGTCACCGCCGACGCGCCGGCCTCACCCAAGCCGGCCGAGACCGTCGCGACCCCGACGCCGTCCAAGTCTGGCGGCGACGAGGCCTCGCTGAACCTGCCGCAATTCGAAAAAGTCCTGCAGGAAGCCCAGGTCTCGGGCATCGACCTGCTCAAGGACGTCAACCTCGACGTGAAGATCGAGCTGGGCCGGTGTCGCATGCTGGTCGAAGACGTGCTGAAGCTCGTCGAGGGCTCGGTCGTCGAGCTCGACAAGCTGGCCGGCGACCCGATCGACGTCTACGTGAACGAGCGCATCGTCGCCCGCGGCGAGGTGCTGGTCCTGAACGACAACTTCTGCGTCCGCGTCAACGAGATCATCGAGACGCCCAAGGAGGACGACCTGTGA